Proteins encoded within one genomic window of Ranitomeya variabilis isolate aRanVar5 chromosome 4, aRanVar5.hap1, whole genome shotgun sequence:
- the LOC143768102 gene encoding olfactory receptor 11A1-like — protein MPKGNQSSILYFQLLGFQNPNGLKIPFFCLFLAIYIFIMLGNILIMILVISNPKLRSPMYFFLSHLSLCDVFSTSNIVPNMLHIVMLEMISMSVLKCFLQFYLFGSSTSTESFLLTVMAYDRYLAICYPLHYFSIMDFRLRLLLTIGSWVLGFAVTLIPGILVTTLRYCGPNVIDHFFCDLAPFLKLSCSDVYVVQTEIIVFSVPIILLPFLFIIASYINIFFSIMKISSLSGREKAFSTCSSHLTIVSTYYGTLIIVYMVPASGHLSNINKSLSLLYIVITPLFNPLIYSLRNKELQVAIQKIIWSRNPV, from the coding sequence ATGCCAAAAGGGAACCAGTCATCCATCTTGTATTTCCAGCTTCTGGGATTCCAGAACCCAAATGGCCTGAAAATTCCATTTTTCTGCCTATTTCTTGCAATTTATATCTTTATAATGTTGGGGAACATATTAATTATGATCCTGGTTATATCAAATCCAAAACTCCGTTCACCTATGTATTTCTTCCTCAGTCATTTATCTCTTTGTGATGTATTCAGCACATCCAATATAGTACCGAACATGTTACACATTGTGATGCTGGAAATGATCTCCATGTCTGTACTTAAGTGCTTTCTACAGTTCTATCTCTTTGGAAGTTCAACTTCTACAGAGTCCTTTCTGCTTACAGTGATGGCATATGACCGCTATTTGGCCATCTGTTACCCATTGCATTATTTCTCCATTATGGATTTTCGCCTCCGTCTTCTATTAACAATCGGGTCTTGGGTTTTGGGCTTTGCAGTGACATTAATACCTGGCATCCTTGTAACCACACTTAGGTACTGTGGTCCTAATGTCATTGACCATTTCTTCTGTGACCTGGCTCCCTTTTTAAAGTTGTCATGTTCTGACGTGTATGTTGTACAGACAGAAATCATTGTGTTTTCAGTTCCTATAATCCTTTTGCCATTCCTTTTCATAATAGCCAGCTATATCAACATCTTCTTCAGTATTATGAAGATTTCTTCTCTATCTGGCAGGGAGAAAGCTTTTTCTACATGCAGCTCTCATTTAACAATTGTCTCCACATACTATGGTACACTAATTATTGTCTACATGGTCCCAGCAAGTGGACACTTATCAAAcataaataaatccttgtctttatTGTATATTGTTATAACCCCATTATTTAATCCTTTGATATATAGTCTACGGAACAAGGAGCTGCAGGTTGCTATACAGAAAATCATTTGGAGTAGAAATCCAGTCTAA